The following coding sequences lie in one Rutidosis leptorrhynchoides isolate AG116_Rl617_1_P2 chromosome 4, CSIRO_AGI_Rlap_v1, whole genome shotgun sequence genomic window:
- the LOC139843522 gene encoding protein LONGIFOLIA 1-like, protein MFFSNRTPDRESSVVYHCTPVMEKHGASTESSNDSFSSWSPPSPFSYLESSTSAQTNYQSVDFRDVVKDSMYRESRGLSHKTIFKKESSKWYCDERHKLSRSKSCQFKDGLSFSIVKDYPRFSFDGRETQTDPRLSADSKERSIRTLNFVSLVPIKPSDSKSNLPSKSPKIDTEKDLGHTRPPSVVAKLMGLETYPNSTSFVNVSDKCGSVTKTREPTSPCWKNSEMKPISRVSIEAAPWKQRDGARVNTPTTKVQSSVSSVYGEMDKKLKNLEFGRSGKDLRALKQILEAMQKWDREDTTETSSDNDCQNREYDDLKTCESRIVVVKPAKVVGKGIRNSKAAKDANSERRSCLCTSSVDSRKQSNKQQSSDRISDRGKTGKMVKMDTKINASECFEETRSHSSNLTSEKSTLHVKVGEQHNTEYPSPISVLDDSVYMENSHSPVKRTPNPRTDDTTETSTEGSVKNQYKATNDVSRFGSKQKKIQDLVLKLKKFNSNHDETHTDYIASLNENTNPNPNDRYISEILLASGLLLKDLESFEFHSSGHPMNPNLFIVLEHTKFCKMQDGKFHRKLIFDAVNELLVEKLCSPSKTMQNPRTLLRELCIEIEESQTQKERKSCNLEDEGDDLKHILCDDVLTKSKTWTGFYGETSMIAVEVERMIFRDLVNEIVMSGACNL, encoded by the exons ATGTTCTTCAGTAACAGGACACCTGACAGAGAGTCGAGTGTTGTATACCATTGTACCCCTGTAATG GAAAAACATGGGGCATCAACTGAATCATCAAATGACTCGTTCTCATCATGGTCCCCACCATCTCCTTTCTCCTATCTAGAATCAAGTACCTCTGCACAAACTAATTATCAAAGTGTTGACTTTCGAGATGTAGTCAAAGACTCGATGTATAGAGAGTCTCGTGGGTTATCACACAAAACGATCTTTAAAAAGGAGTCGAGTAAATGGTATTGCGATGAAAGGCACAAACTTTCAAGATCAAAATCTTGCCAGTTTAAAGACGGGTTATCGTTTTCCATCGTTAAAGATTATCCTCGATTTTCTTTTGATGGGAGAGAAACTCAAACTGACCCGAGGTTATCTGCCGATAGTAAAGAACGATCCATACGGACACTTAACTTTGTTTCACTTGTACCCATTAAACCATCTGATTCAAAATCCAACCTTCCTTCAAAAAGCCCGAAAATTGATACCGAAAAGGATCTGGGTCATACACGACCACCGAGTGTTGTAGCTAAGTTGATGGGATTGGAAACTTATCCTAATTCCACATCATTTGTAAATGTATCCGATAAATGTGGTTCGGTTACTAAAACGAGGGAACCAACATCGCCATGTTGGAAAAATTCGGAAATGAAACCGATTTCTAGGGTTTCGATTGAAGCAGCACCATGGAAGCAACGTGATGGTGCTCGTGTTAATACACCGACGACTAAAGTACAAAGCTCGGTGTCTTCTGTATATGGTGAAATGGATAAAAAATTGAAGAATCTTGAATTTGGACGATCGGGAAAGGATCTCAGAGCTCTTAAGCAGATATTAGAGGCAATGCAAAAGTGGGACCGAGAGGATACAACAGAAACATCTTCAGACAACGATTGTCAAAATCGAGAGTATGATGATTTGAAGACTTGCGAGTCTCGTATTGTTGTCGTGAAACCTGCAAAGGTTGTTGGAAAGGGTATTAGAAATAGTAAAGCGGCCAAAGATGCGAATAGTGAGAGGCGGTCTTGTTTATGTACGTCGTCTGTAGATTCTAGAAAGCAGTCAAATAAGCAGCAAAGTAGTGATCGAATTTCTGACAGAGGTAAAACGGGTAAAATGGTGAAGATGGATACAAAGATTAACGCATCTGAATGTTTTGAAGAAACCAGAAGTCACAGTTCTAATTTAACATCAGAG AAATCAACTTTGCATGTAAAGGTGGGTGAACAGCACAATACAGAATATCCAAGTCCCATCTCAGTTCTCGATGATTCAGTCTATATGGAGAATTCACATTCACCTGTAAAACGTACACCAAATCCCCGAACTG ATGACACTACAGAAACTTCTACTGAGGGAAGCGTTAAGAATCAATACAAAGCAACAAACGATGTTTCAAGATTTGGTTCAAAACAGAAGAAAATTCAGGATTTGGTTCTAAAACTCAAGAAATTCAACTCCAACCACGATGAAACTCACACAGATTACATCGCAAGTTTAAACGAAAACACAAACCCAAACCCGAACGACAGATACATATCAGAAATCTTATTAGCTTCAGGGCTCCTTCTTAAAGACCTCGAatcttttgaatttcattcatctgGCCACCCAATGAACCCTAACTTATTCATAGTCTTGGAACATACCAAATTCTGTAAAATGCAGGATGGGAAGTTTCATAGGAAGCTAATTTTCGATGCTGTTAACGAACTTCTTGTTGAAAAGTTATGTTCACCTTCTAAAACGATGCAAAATCCTCGAACCCTTTTGAGAGAACTATGTATAGAGATTGAAGAATCTCAAACGCAGAAGGAAAGAAAAAGTTGTAACCTTGAGGATGAAGGGGATGATTTGAAACACATTTTGTGTGACGATGTGTTGACAAAGTCGAAAACTTGGACAGGTTTTTATGGTGAAACTTCAATGATCGCAGTCGAGGTTGAACGGATGATCTTTAGAGATTTGGTAAATGAAATTGTTATGAGTGGGGCTTGTAATTTGTAA